A single Elaeis guineensis isolate ETL-2024a chromosome 15, EG11, whole genome shotgun sequence DNA region contains:
- the LOC105058823 gene encoding LOW QUALITY PROTEIN: pentatricopeptide repeat-containing protein At1g08070, chloroplastic (The sequence of the model RefSeq protein was modified relative to this genomic sequence to represent the inferred CDS: deleted 6 bases in 4 codons; substituted 2 bases at 2 genomic stop codons), with translation LSDSRHIVSSQRHPRELTAVDLGRLHCCVLKQFSTPTSLXASVIRIYEPFEDMDTARRVFEEISNIDLVSWNILIVGYMNCSQYKEALRMFLMMKRSGFSSDEHARRMDFGRWIQSKYHWFHSQQTWNXAICTPSGKGRTIDRALQLFEDMKERNIVSWNLMILALAMHGHADAALRFFNRMRESQVKGPNDITFLEVLRACSHGGLVEGQKYFDIRMRRDYGIIPSIKHHGCMVVLRRAGLAKEAYELIGNMPMKGNAVAWGTLSGACRIHGDLELGERVRKHLVELEPDHSSNCVLRSHMYAGDGQWNDVLKVRKSMKERVVQKPEPAQHTS, from the exons TTATCAGACAGCAGACACATTGTTTCGTCTCAGAGACATCCTCGAGAGCTGACAGCTGTCGACTTGGGCAGGTTGCACTGCTGTGTACTGAAGCAGTTCTCGACACCCACGTCTTTGTAAGCAAGTGTTATCCGCATATATGAACCGTTCGAGGATATGGACACTGCTCGCCGGGTATTTGAAGAAATATCCAACATAGAT TTAGTGTCATGGAACATTCTGATCGTTGGCTATATGAACTGTAGCCAATACAAAGAGGCTTTGAGAATGTTCCTGATGATGAAGAGAAGTGGTTTCAGCTCAGACGAGCATGCTCGGAGAATGGATTTTGGCAGATGGATTCAATCAAAGTATCATTGGTTCCATTCTCAACAGACTTGGAATTGAGCAATATGCACGCCAAGTGGCAAGGGTAGGACTATTGACAGAGCTCTTCAATTGTTCGAGGACATGAAAGAGAGGAATATAGTTTCATGG AACTTGATGATACTAGCACTTGCAATGCATGGGCATGCAGATGCAGCGTTAAGGTTCTTCAATAGGATG AGAGAGAGCCAGGTCAAAGGGCCAAATGACATTACTTTCCTGGAAGTGCTCCGTGCCTGTAGCCATGGAGGTCTGGTCGAAGGACAAAAGTACTTCGATATC AGGATGAGGAGGGACTACGGCATCATACCCTCCATAAAGCACCATGGATGCATGGTTGTTCTTAGGCGAGCAGGGCTTGCAAAGGAGGCTTATGAACTGATAGGGAACATGCCGATGAAAGGCAATGCAGTAGCGTGGGGCACATTGTCAGGGGCATGCCGGATTCATGGGGACCTTGAATTGGGTGAACGGGTTCGAAAGCATCTCGTGGAGTTGGAACCTGATCATAGCAGTAATTGTGTTCTCCGGTCACACATGTATGCAGGTGATGGCCAATGGAATGATGTGTTGAAGGTCAGAAAATCAATGAAGGAAAGGGTCGTTCAGAAGCCAGAACCTGCTCAACATACTTCCTAG